In Myxococcus stipitatus, the following are encoded in one genomic region:
- a CDS encoding DUF3293 domain-containing protein — protein sequence MRQLDQERLLGAYRATRYVIRPHASTEGVEQVLRVGRLHPALDAALTARGHREWAFLTAWNPGSRPRSKEENQRAQERLVSQLHAGGWGVAPAIGEAEDGSWSEQSLFVPGLPRADAERFGRAHGQVAVLVGRVGAPAELLFCHHDATS from the coding sequence ATGAGACAGCTCGACCAGGAGCGGTTGCTGGGGGCCTACCGGGCGACGCGGTATGTCATTCGTCCTCACGCCTCCACGGAGGGCGTGGAGCAGGTGTTGAGGGTGGGCAGGCTGCACCCCGCGCTCGACGCGGCGCTGACGGCGCGTGGCCATCGCGAGTGGGCCTTCCTGACGGCGTGGAATCCTGGCTCGCGCCCTCGGAGCAAGGAAGAGAACCAGCGCGCGCAGGAGCGACTGGTCTCGCAGCTTCACGCGGGGGGCTGGGGCGTGGCGCCCGCCATCGGCGAGGCCGAGGACGGAAGCTGGTCCGAGCAGAGCCTCTTCGTCCCGGGCCTGCCTCGCGCGGACGCGGAGCGCTTCGGCCGCGCGCACGGCCAGGTCGCGGTCCTGGTGGGCCGGGTGGGCGCGCCCGCCGAGTTGCTGTTCTGTCATCACGACGCGACCTCGTGA
- the clpP gene encoding ATP-dependent Clp endopeptidase proteolytic subunit ClpP — protein sequence MNVPFVIETTHRGERAYDLYSRLLKDRIIMLGTPVNDDVANIIVAQLLFLESEDPDKGINLYINSPGGSVTAGMAIYDTMQYVKCPVSTICVGQAASMGALLLLAGAKGKRYALPNSRIMIHQPLGGAQGQATDIEIQAKEILRMRSYLNGLIVKHTGHSIERIEKDTERDYFMSAEDARQYGIIDEVVEKQQRLSPPAPGAK from the coding sequence ATGAACGTCCCCTTCGTCATCGAGACCACGCACCGCGGCGAGCGGGCGTATGACCTGTACAGCCGGCTCCTCAAGGACCGCATCATCATGCTGGGCACGCCCGTCAACGACGACGTGGCGAACATCATCGTCGCCCAGCTGCTCTTCCTCGAGTCCGAGGACCCCGACAAGGGCATCAACCTCTACATCAACTCACCGGGTGGCTCCGTCACCGCGGGGATGGCCATCTACGACACCATGCAGTACGTGAAGTGTCCGGTGTCCACCATCTGCGTGGGCCAGGCCGCGTCCATGGGCGCGCTGCTGCTGCTGGCCGGCGCCAAGGGCAAGCGCTACGCCCTGCCCAACAGCCGCATCATGATTCACCAGCCGCTGGGCGGCGCGCAGGGCCAGGCCACGGACATCGAAATCCAGGCCAAGGAAATCCTCCGGATGCGCAGCTACCTGAATGGCCTCATCGTGAAGCACACGGGCCACTCCATCGAGCGCATCGAGAAGGACACCGAGCGCGACTACTTCATGAGCGCCGAGGATGCCCGCCAGTACGGCATCATCGACGAGGTCGTGGAGAAGCAGCAGCGCCTCTCGCCCCCCGCCCCGGGCGCGAAGTAG
- a CDS encoding PspC domain-containing protein yields the protein MKRCTDCAEETKAEASRCPHCGTRLARLHRGVEGRAMLGVCAMLAREFGIDVAWVRVLLVVATMFTGGTLPFVYVLLWAFTPPSSVGRAPLQRTMDWLSRLGQSSDVSHLERRV from the coding sequence ATGAAGCGATGCACGGATTGCGCTGAGGAGACGAAGGCGGAAGCCTCGAGGTGCCCTCACTGCGGGACGCGGCTTGCGCGCCTGCACCGGGGCGTGGAGGGGCGGGCGATGCTGGGCGTCTGCGCGATGCTCGCGCGAGAGTTCGGCATCGACGTGGCGTGGGTGCGGGTGCTGCTCGTCGTGGCCACGATGTTCACCGGGGGCACGCTCCCGTTCGTGTACGTGCTGCTCTGGGCCTTCACGCCGCCGTCGTCGGTGGGGCGGGCCCCGCTCCAGCGCACGATGGATTGGCTGTCCCGCCTGGGGCAGTCCTCGGACGTGAGCCACCTGGAGCGGCGCGTCTGA
- a CDS encoding bifunctional metallophosphatase/5'-nucleotidase, with amino-acid sequence MSQHARPSYRLSARPSVFLLAGAFITGAVLFTHGGCGSDKCTDAASCLEDKGPPPPGHEWACVNDTCESRPTSGGPADAGSTVSVQVLAFNDFHGQLEPPTGGGGQIQTGVADGGPVRVNAGGVTYFARHIAELRATQPNTVVVAAGDLIGATPILSALFHDEPTVEAMNQIGLDLVAVGNHEFDEGSTELLRMQSGGCHPVDGCQDGDPFPGARFKFLAANVATDVDRTLFPRYDVREFEGVKVAFIGMTLEGTPELVTPTGVTGLVFKDEVETVNALVPELRRQGVEAIVIVVHEGGVPAPGSLVNECKGSGADGLISGAIVNIARDLDDAVDVIVSGHTHQAYNCVIDGKLVTSAASVGRLVTDIDLTLSKTTGDVLEARANNVIISRDVTEDSAVKELVAKYQQRATPLANRVVGWVAQTLKTPFTQMDPAGQSTVGFVIADSQWEATKAANLGGAHVAFMNPGGVREEISRDPNNPEDVGEVTYGELFTTQPFGNTLVTLTLTGAQIERLLERQWQQSGPNLLTRILQPSAGFTYAFSASAPLGSRVDPASIKLNGVTLDPAAPYRVTVNSFLASGGDGFEVLTEGTHRLGGAVDIDALEAYMKAHSGKATPLPTPALDRITRLP; translated from the coding sequence ATGTCACAGCACGCCCGTCCCTCGTACCGCCTGAGCGCACGCCCCAGCGTCTTCCTCCTCGCCGGAGCTTTCATCACGGGAGCCGTCCTCTTCACGCATGGGGGCTGCGGAAGCGACAAGTGCACGGACGCCGCCAGCTGCCTCGAGGACAAGGGACCTCCCCCTCCCGGCCATGAGTGGGCGTGTGTGAACGACACCTGCGAGTCGCGCCCCACGTCAGGAGGCCCCGCGGACGCGGGCTCGACGGTGAGCGTGCAGGTGCTCGCGTTCAATGACTTTCACGGGCAACTCGAGCCGCCCACGGGCGGTGGCGGCCAGATTCAAACGGGCGTGGCGGATGGTGGCCCCGTGCGGGTGAACGCGGGAGGCGTGACGTACTTCGCCCGGCACATCGCGGAGCTGCGCGCGACGCAGCCCAACACGGTGGTGGTGGCGGCCGGAGACCTGATTGGCGCCACGCCGATTCTCTCCGCGCTCTTCCACGATGAGCCCACCGTCGAGGCGATGAACCAGATTGGCCTGGACCTGGTCGCGGTGGGCAACCACGAGTTCGACGAGGGCAGCACGGAGCTGCTCCGCATGCAGTCGGGCGGCTGCCATCCGGTGGACGGCTGCCAGGACGGAGACCCGTTCCCCGGCGCGAGGTTCAAGTTCCTGGCGGCCAACGTGGCCACGGACGTGGACCGCACGCTGTTCCCCCGCTACGACGTGCGCGAGTTCGAGGGCGTGAAGGTGGCCTTCATCGGCATGACGTTGGAGGGCACGCCCGAACTCGTCACCCCCACGGGCGTGACGGGGCTTGTCTTCAAGGACGAGGTGGAGACGGTCAACGCGCTGGTGCCAGAGCTGCGGCGGCAGGGCGTGGAGGCCATCGTCATCGTCGTGCACGAGGGCGGAGTCCCCGCCCCGGGCTCCTTGGTGAACGAGTGCAAGGGCTCCGGAGCGGACGGCCTCATCTCCGGGGCCATCGTGAACATCGCCAGGGACCTCGACGACGCGGTGGACGTCATCGTCAGCGGCCACACGCACCAGGCCTACAACTGCGTCATCGACGGCAAGCTCGTCACCAGCGCCGCCTCGGTGGGGCGGCTGGTCACCGACATCGACCTGACGTTGAGCAAGACCACGGGCGACGTGCTGGAGGCCCGCGCGAACAACGTCATCATCTCCCGCGACGTGACGGAGGACAGCGCGGTGAAGGAGCTGGTGGCGAAGTACCAGCAGCGCGCCACGCCGCTCGCCAACCGCGTCGTCGGCTGGGTGGCGCAGACGCTCAAGACGCCCTTCACCCAGATGGACCCCGCGGGCCAGTCCACGGTGGGCTTCGTCATCGCGGACTCGCAATGGGAGGCCACGAAGGCCGCGAACCTGGGCGGAGCCCACGTGGCGTTCATGAACCCGGGCGGCGTGCGCGAGGAGATCTCCCGAGACCCCAACAACCCCGAGGACGTGGGCGAGGTCACCTACGGCGAGCTCTTCACCACGCAGCCGTTCGGCAACACCCTGGTCACCCTGACGCTCACCGGCGCGCAAATCGAGCGGCTCCTGGAGCGGCAGTGGCAACAGTCGGGCCCCAACCTCCTCACCCGAATCCTCCAGCCGTCAGCGGGCTTCACGTATGCGTTCAGCGCCTCCGCGCCCCTGGGGAGCCGCGTCGACCCGGCCTCCATCAAGCTCAACGGCGTGACGCTGGACCCGGCCGCGCCATACCGGGTCACCGTCAACAGCTTCCTCGCCAGCGGTGGGGACGGCTTCGAGGTGCTGACCGAGGGCACCCATCGGCTCGGAGGCGCCGTCGATATCGACGCGCTGGAGGCCTACATGAAGGCCCACAGCGGCAAGGCCACGCCGCTGCCCACCCCGGCCCTGGACCGCATCACCCGGCTGCCGTAG
- the fumC gene encoding class II fumarate hydratase, translated as MSTRNVRIEKDTFGPIEVPADRLWGAQTQRSLENFAISTERMPPALIRALVLVKKAAARVNVENGTLAKEKGEAIVQAADEVLAGKHDAEFPLSVWQTGSGTQTNMNTNEVLANRASELLGGERGEGRKVHANDDVNKGQSSNDVFPTAMNVAAATAIVEHVLPELKALRDVLAQKSRDFMGVVKVGRTHLQDATPLTLGQEFSGYVAQLDLARAHLERILPHLHELALGGTAVGTGLNAPQGYAERVAKEIAGLTGLAFVTAPNKFEALAANDAQVQAHGALKGLAAVLFKVANDIRWLSSGPRSGLGEITIPENEPGSSIMPGKVNPTQSEALTMLSAQVMGNDVAVTLGGASGNFELNVFKPLIIHNVLQSCRLLADGMRSFRLHCAVGIQPNHARIQENLERSLMLVTALNPHIGYDNAARIAKLAHKEGKTLKEVAVALGLVTAEQFDAWVRPEKMTGL; from the coding sequence GTGAGCACTCGCAACGTTCGCATCGAGAAGGACACCTTCGGCCCCATCGAGGTCCCCGCTGACCGGTTGTGGGGCGCGCAGACCCAGCGCAGCCTGGAGAACTTCGCCATCTCCACCGAGCGCATGCCCCCCGCGCTCATCCGCGCGCTGGTGCTGGTGAAGAAGGCCGCCGCCCGCGTCAACGTGGAGAACGGCACCCTCGCGAAGGAGAAGGGCGAGGCCATTGTCCAGGCCGCGGACGAGGTCCTCGCCGGCAAGCACGATGCCGAGTTTCCGTTGAGCGTCTGGCAGACCGGGAGCGGCACCCAGACGAACATGAACACCAACGAGGTGCTTGCCAACCGGGCGTCGGAGCTTCTGGGCGGCGAGCGCGGCGAGGGCCGCAAGGTCCACGCGAACGACGACGTCAACAAGGGGCAGAGCTCCAACGACGTCTTCCCCACCGCGATGAACGTGGCGGCGGCCACCGCCATCGTCGAGCACGTGCTGCCCGAATTGAAGGCGCTGCGCGACGTGCTCGCGCAGAAGTCCCGGGACTTCATGGGCGTGGTGAAGGTGGGACGTACCCACCTGCAGGACGCCACGCCGCTCACGCTGGGCCAGGAGTTCAGCGGCTACGTGGCGCAGCTGGACCTGGCGCGCGCCCACCTGGAGCGAATCCTTCCTCACCTGCACGAGCTGGCGCTGGGCGGCACCGCCGTGGGCACGGGGCTGAACGCGCCCCAGGGCTACGCCGAGCGCGTGGCGAAGGAGATTGCCGGCCTGACGGGCCTGGCGTTCGTCACCGCGCCCAACAAGTTCGAGGCGCTGGCGGCCAACGACGCGCAGGTCCAGGCGCATGGCGCGCTCAAGGGGCTGGCCGCGGTGCTGTTCAAGGTGGCCAACGACATCCGCTGGCTGTCGTCGGGGCCCCGCTCCGGTCTGGGGGAAATCACCATCCCGGAGAACGAACCGGGCAGCTCCATCATGCCGGGCAAGGTGAACCCCACCCAGAGCGAGGCGCTCACCATGCTCAGCGCCCAGGTCATGGGCAACGACGTGGCCGTGACGCTGGGGGGCGCCTCCGGCAACTTCGAGCTCAACGTCTTCAAACCGCTCATCATCCACAACGTGCTGCAGAGCTGCCGGCTCTTGGCGGACGGCATGCGCAGCTTCCGCCTGCACTGCGCGGTGGGCATCCAGCCCAACCACGCCCGCATCCAGGAGAACCTGGAGCGCAGCCTGATGCTCGTCACCGCGCTCAATCCGCACATCGGCTACGACAACGCGGCGCGCATCGCCAAGCTGGCGCACAAGGAGGGCAAGACGCTCAAGGAGGTCGCCGTGGCCCTGGGCCTGGTCACCGCCGAGCAGTTCGACGCCTGGGTCCGCCCGGAGAAGATGACCGGCCTGTAG